The following are encoded in a window of Brevibacillus ruminantium genomic DNA:
- a CDS encoding response regulator, translating into MNAYRVLIADDHHMARLAIRSLLEQDPSFEVIGEATNGEEAYHMCGSLQPDLILMDINMPKWSGLEATREVKKAYPQIKVVILSVSDDVGDLITAIQFGAQGYLLKNLEPDDWITYLHALLGEDSELTREMAARLFTRFRKEESMDEPVPDVLTPREREIVTYVGAGKTNREISDALIIAENTVKNHIKNILEKLQLVNRVQLAAYAVRHHLILKQNEEQY; encoded by the coding sequence ATGAATGCGTATCGCGTTCTTATCGCAGATGATCACCATATGGCGAGGCTCGCCATTCGCAGTCTGCTGGAGCAGGACCCATCCTTTGAGGTGATCGGGGAAGCGACAAATGGCGAGGAAGCGTATCACATGTGCGGTTCATTGCAGCCAGACCTGATATTGATGGATATCAATATGCCGAAATGGAGTGGTCTGGAAGCGACGAGAGAGGTAAAAAAGGCATATCCACAGATTAAAGTGGTGATCCTAAGCGTATCTGACGATGTAGGCGACTTGATCACTGCCATTCAGTTTGGTGCCCAGGGGTATTTGTTGAAAAATCTGGAGCCCGATGATTGGATTACCTATCTGCATGCTCTTTTGGGAGAGGATAGCGAGCTGACCAGAGAAATGGCCGCCCGACTGTTTACCCGTTTTCGGAAAGAAGAAAGCATGGACGAGCCGGTTCCTGATGTCTTGACTCCCCGCGAGCGTGAAATTGTAACCTATGTGGGAGCAGGCAAGACAAACAGGGAAATCAGCGATGCTCTGATCATCGCCGAAAACACTGTGAAAAATCATATTAAAAACATTTTGGAAAAGCTGCAGCTTGTCAATCGCGTCCAACTCGCCGCTTATGCCGTACGCCACCATCTCATCCTCAAGCAGAACGAAGAACAGTACTAA
- a CDS encoding metal ABC transporter solute-binding protein, Zn/Mn family, translated as MILTILSAALIFTGCATKSEPVDGAAAKETAWKITTTTGMVADIVKEVGGEHVAVTQLMGAGVDPHLYKASQGDIKRIDDADIIFYSGLHLEGKMVEIFEKMGAKKPVKSVTDGIPKEQLLADPAAPDNPDPHVWFDVSLWMKAVEQVRDDLSQIDAAHAADYQANAEKYLGELKKLDDYAKEQLSSIPKEQRVLVTAHDAFQYFGRGYDVEVLGLQGISTASEYGLKDVQNLVDTLVERKIKAVFVESSVPARSIEAVVQGAAAKNHTVSIGGELFSDAMGEPGTPEGNYIGMVRHNVDTIVNALK; from the coding sequence ATGATACTTACCATTTTGAGCGCAGCCTTGATTTTTACCGGATGCGCGACAAAAAGTGAACCCGTAGACGGGGCAGCAGCCAAGGAAACAGCCTGGAAGATAACCACGACGACGGGGATGGTTGCCGATATTGTCAAAGAAGTGGGCGGCGAGCACGTGGCAGTGACACAGCTCATGGGCGCTGGCGTAGACCCCCATTTGTACAAGGCCTCACAAGGAGACATCAAGCGAATAGACGACGCTGATATCATCTTCTACTCGGGACTTCATCTGGAAGGAAAGATGGTTGAGATCTTTGAAAAAATGGGTGCCAAAAAACCAGTGAAGTCCGTTACCGACGGGATTCCAAAGGAACAGCTTTTGGCCGATCCGGCCGCACCTGACAACCCCGACCCGCACGTCTGGTTTGACGTCTCCCTGTGGATGAAGGCAGTCGAGCAGGTCCGTGACGATCTCAGCCAAATCGATGCCGCTCATGCAGCCGACTACCAAGCCAATGCAGAAAAATATCTGGGTGAGCTGAAAAAGCTCGATGATTACGCAAAAGAGCAGCTAAGCTCAATCCCGAAAGAGCAACGGGTTTTGGTCACAGCACATGATGCCTTCCAATACTTTGGTCGCGGCTATGACGTAGAAGTGCTGGGACTTCAGGGAATCAGCACAGCGTCTGAATACGGCCTGAAGGATGTGCAAAATCTGGTAGATACCCTCGTTGAACGCAAAATCAAGGCCGTCTTCGTGGAATCATCCGTTCCAGCCCGCTCTATCGAAGCCGTCGTTCAGGGCGCAGCGGCCAAGAATCATACGGTTTCGATCGGCGGCGAGCTGTTCTCAGACGCCATGGGAGAACCCGGCACACCAGAAGGGAACTATATCGGCATGGTTCGTCACAATGTTGATACGATTGTGAATGCCTTGAAATAA
- a CDS encoding metal ABC transporter ATP-binding protein yields MTTQLGAIPLQVRDLTVAYQKKPVLRNVNITVPEGKLIAIVGPNGAGKSTFIKAVQGLIPTASGSAEIYGKPFAEQRKAVGYVPQRESVDWDFPTDALDVVLMGRYGRLGWFRRPGKADRQFAMECLKKVGMADYADRQISQLSGGQQQRVFLARALAQEAQLYFMDEPFAGVDAATERAIIQLLNDLKKQQKTVLVVHHDLQTVEEYFDWVILLNRRIIAAGPVKETFTAENLQKTYGGRLQVLGNQVLLTSEKPVQEDEIK; encoded by the coding sequence ATGACGACTCAACTTGGAGCAATACCTTTACAAGTGCGTGACCTCACCGTTGCCTATCAAAAAAAGCCTGTCCTGCGCAATGTAAACATCACGGTCCCCGAAGGTAAATTGATTGCCATCGTCGGTCCGAACGGCGCAGGAAAGTCCACCTTTATCAAGGCGGTTCAAGGCCTGATCCCGACCGCCTCCGGATCAGCCGAAATCTATGGAAAACCGTTTGCCGAACAGAGAAAGGCTGTGGGATATGTTCCGCAGCGCGAGTCGGTAGACTGGGACTTCCCTACCGACGCCCTCGACGTGGTTTTGATGGGGCGTTACGGACGCCTTGGCTGGTTTCGCCGCCCGGGCAAGGCTGATCGGCAATTCGCGATGGAATGCCTGAAAAAAGTGGGAATGGCCGATTATGCGGATCGTCAAATCAGCCAACTCTCGGGCGGACAACAACAGCGTGTCTTTCTCGCACGCGCTCTCGCCCAGGAAGCCCAGCTTTACTTTATGGATGAACCGTTCGCAGGGGTGGACGCCGCTACGGAGCGTGCGATCATCCAACTGCTGAACGACCTGAAAAAGCAGCAAAAAACCGTTCTGGTCGTCCATCATGACCTGCAAACGGTGGAAGAGTATTTTGACTGGGTGATTTTGCTGAACCGCAGGATTATCGCGGCAGGTCCGGTAAAAGAGACTTTCACGGCCGAAAACCTGCAAAAAACCTACGGCGGCAGACTGCAGGTATTGGGCAATCAGGTTCTGCTAACCAGCGAAAAGCCCGTTCAGGAGGATGAGATAAAATGA
- a CDS encoding metal ABC transporter permease encodes MNLLLVLQDPNTQWVLMGCILLGISSGVLGCFAFLRGRSLVGDALAHAALPGVCLIYLFTGSKSIGLFLIGAGIAGLLATYSITAISRYTRIKEDTSLAIVLSVFFGIGIVLLTFIQHSASGNQSGLDKFLFGQAASLVKSDVITIMLVAGVLILMTTLLFKEFTLLSFDPGFGRGLGFPMGLLDGLLMLMLLMSVVIGLQAVGVVLVAAMLIAPAVTARYWTDKLGRMVVLSGTFGALSGVLGTLISTQQENLPTGPTIVLSATCFFLFSILFSPRRGILARFYRFMKLRNKVLVEDVMQSLYECLEEQAGRSRVGGVYLGINEADIAHKSGKSMSQVRKALSELTRKKWVAERAKPGKSSAWTFTRAGLQAAYAYILNQRLWDLYHMTQNQYHHVQIDQSQEELAPQLSDEVLAQMMAQLEAYDLTPKLTEGTTESGLYLGKQEQGGVSL; translated from the coding sequence ATGAACCTGCTGCTCGTCCTGCAAGACCCGAATACACAATGGGTACTGATGGGCTGCATCCTGCTTGGGATTAGCAGCGGCGTATTGGGTTGCTTTGCCTTTTTGCGGGGGCGTTCCCTGGTCGGGGATGCCTTGGCCCACGCTGCCCTGCCTGGTGTCTGCCTAATCTACCTATTTACCGGTTCCAAATCAATCGGGCTTTTCCTGATTGGTGCCGGTATTGCCGGTTTGCTCGCCACTTACAGCATTACGGCCATCTCCCGCTACACCCGAATTAAGGAAGACACTTCTCTCGCCATTGTTCTTTCGGTATTCTTTGGCATCGGGATCGTCCTCTTGACGTTCATCCAGCACAGTGCCAGCGGGAATCAGAGCGGTCTGGATAAATTCCTTTTCGGGCAAGCGGCCTCCCTCGTAAAAAGTGACGTCATCACAATTATGCTTGTCGCTGGCGTGTTGATATTGATGACCACACTTTTATTCAAGGAGTTTACACTTCTCTCCTTCGACCCCGGATTTGGCCGAGGGCTTGGCTTCCCGATGGGTCTTCTCGATGGGTTGTTGATGTTGATGCTCCTGATGTCAGTGGTGATCGGCCTGCAGGCTGTCGGAGTTGTTCTGGTAGCCGCCATGTTAATCGCTCCGGCTGTAACAGCGCGTTACTGGACAGATAAACTTGGCCGGATGGTTGTGTTGTCAGGCACTTTCGGAGCGCTGAGTGGTGTCTTGGGCACCCTCATCAGTACCCAGCAGGAAAACCTGCCTACCGGACCTACTATTGTCTTGTCCGCTACCTGCTTCTTCCTCTTTTCCATTTTGTTCTCCCCTCGCCGCGGTATTCTGGCTCGCTTCTACCGCTTCATGAAGCTGCGCAACAAGGTACTGGTGGAGGATGTGATGCAATCGCTGTACGAATGCTTGGAAGAGCAGGCCGGACGTTCACGCGTGGGCGGCGTTTACCTGGGAATCAACGAAGCCGATATCGCCCACAAAAGCGGCAAGAGCATGTCGCAGGTAAGAAAAGCGCTGAGCGAGCTGACGCGCAAAAAATGGGTAGCGGAGCGTGCGAAACCTGGGAAAAGCTCAGCCTGGACCTTCACCCGTGCCGGCCTTCAAGCTGCCTATGCGTATATTCTTAATCAGCGTTTATGGGATTTGTACCACATGACGCAGAATCAGTACCACCATGTGCAAATCGACCAGAGTCAGGAAGAATTGGCCCCGCAGCTCTCCGATGAGGTATTGGCGCAGATGATGGCTCAGCTGGAAGCCTACGACCTGACGCCGAAGCTGACGGAGGGGACAACAGAATCTGGCCTCTATCTGGGTAAGCAAGAACAAGGAGGCGTTTCCCTGTGA
- a CDS encoding metal ABC transporter permease — protein sequence MNTFLIILTGALVAASCGFLGCFLILRRMAMLGDAISHAILPGIVIAFLLSGSRDIVPMLIGAAVVGLVTVLIVQLLSQNGVKTDAAIGVTFTALFSVGVVLVSMYTAQVDLDLDCVLYGEIAYVPWDTWQWGGIDMGPRAAWGVGGVFLLSLLIIGLFFKQFKLCSFDPALAAAIGIPVVFFHYLLMTLVSLTTVAAFESVGAILVVAMLVVPSATAYLLTEKLHHMLWISMGVGVLCSIFGYLLASWLDSSIAGAMTAVSGFLFLLAFLFSPSHGLVTRMMTRRKMRLSEQA from the coding sequence GTGAACACTTTTCTCATCATCCTGACAGGCGCCCTGGTCGCTGCTTCCTGCGGTTTTCTCGGCTGCTTTCTGATCCTTCGCCGGATGGCCATGCTGGGAGATGCCATTAGCCACGCCATCCTTCCGGGTATTGTGATCGCTTTTCTGCTGAGCGGCAGCCGCGATATTGTCCCCATGCTGATCGGCGCGGCAGTCGTCGGCTTGGTAACCGTCCTGATCGTTCAGCTCCTCAGTCAAAACGGCGTCAAAACGGATGCCGCGATCGGGGTAACCTTTACCGCCCTCTTCTCCGTCGGGGTTGTGCTAGTCTCGATGTATACCGCCCAGGTCGACCTGGATCTTGACTGTGTGCTTTACGGAGAGATCGCCTATGTTCCCTGGGATACCTGGCAATGGGGCGGTATCGACATGGGACCACGAGCTGCCTGGGGAGTCGGTGGCGTCTTTCTCCTCAGCCTGCTGATCATCGGTCTGTTTTTCAAACAGTTCAAGCTTTGCAGTTTTGACCCTGCTCTGGCAGCGGCCATCGGCATCCCGGTTGTCTTTTTCCACTACCTGCTGATGACCCTGGTATCCTTAACCACGGTAGCCGCCTTCGAGAGCGTCGGAGCCATCCTCGTTGTCGCCATGCTGGTTGTGCCCAGCGCAACCGCCTACCTGCTGACGGAAAAGCTGCATCATATGCTGTGGATCAGTATGGGGGTCGGGGTTCTCTGCTCGATCTTTGGCTATCTGCTCGCCTCCTGGCTGGACAGTTCCATCGCCGGGGCCATGACGGCCGTATCAGGTTTCCTGTTCTTGCTGGCGTTTCTCTTCTCGCCAAGCCACGGTCTGGTCACTCGAATGATGACCCGCCGCAAAATGAGATTGAGTGAACAAGCATAA
- a CDS encoding TIGR03943 family putative permease subunit: protein MNLARAKRHYWIRSLVLIGFTLLLADLILTERLNQYLAPRLHMLSYVTLGVFVLLTVVSLRQALYGPTAYECDCEDAHKLPRNRWTSIVIYSLFALPLLMGFVLPDKILGSAVAEKRGVTLLTGESNWVKGVTATNALDQPEEGKPADAAGESTQNQTGDAIAGSGVTEGLSGEPKGELPASQAPAARNNQQQSDEELRQKFNPEQFGGFYTDLAVSMYKKPLIQLDDKLFLDGLTTMELFAQEFAGKELETMGFVYRETGFTEDQFVVARFSVSCCTADATVFGILVELPEASKWEKDSWVQVRGKLALKDMDGYDMLILQAEDVKPVAAPKDPYVYYNFEGVPSS, encoded by the coding sequence ATGAACCTGGCTCGTGCCAAGAGGCATTATTGGATCAGAAGTCTGGTATTGATCGGGTTTACTTTGCTGCTCGCGGACCTGATCCTGACAGAGCGTTTGAATCAGTATTTGGCTCCCCGGCTCCACATGCTGAGCTATGTGACATTGGGAGTATTCGTCTTGCTGACAGTTGTCAGCCTCCGTCAGGCGCTCTACGGACCGACTGCATACGAATGCGATTGTGAGGATGCCCATAAGCTGCCGCGAAACCGCTGGACCTCGATTGTGATCTATTCTTTGTTCGCTTTGCCGTTGTTGATGGGGTTTGTGCTGCCGGACAAGATTCTGGGCAGCGCTGTGGCAGAAAAGCGGGGTGTCACGCTGTTGACCGGCGAGAGCAACTGGGTAAAAGGTGTAACGGCAACCAATGCTCTTGATCAACCAGAAGAAGGTAAACCGGCCGATGCTGCAGGGGAGTCGACGCAGAATCAGACGGGCGATGCTATTGCCGGCTCTGGTGTAACAGAAGGCCTGTCAGGGGAACCGAAGGGGGAGCTCCCTGCAAGCCAAGCACCTGCTGCCCGCAACAACCAACAGCAGTCTGACGAGGAGCTGCGCCAAAAGTTCAATCCGGAGCAATTTGGCGGTTTTTATACGGATTTGGCCGTTTCGATGTATAAAAAGCCTCTGATTCAATTGGACGACAAGCTTTTCCTGGACGGTTTGACAACCATGGAGCTGTTTGCTCAGGAGTTTGCCGGAAAAGAATTGGAGACAATGGGCTTTGTCTACCGGGAAACAGGGTTTACAGAAGATCAATTTGTCGTCGCGCGCTTTTCCGTCTCTTGCTGCACAGCGGATGCCACCGTATTTGGTATTCTTGTCGAATTGCCGGAAGCAAGCAAATGGGAGAAAGATAGCTGGGTACAGGTACGAGGCAAGCTTGCCTTGAAGGATATGGATGGATACGACATGCTCATTTTGCAGGCGGAGGACGTTAAACCTGTAGCGGCACCGAAAGACCCTTACGTTTACTACAATTTTGAAGGCGTCCCTTCTTCCTGA
- a CDS encoding permease, producing the protein MFAKMRGLAVEILGALLLGAAIWLLLGRNNQGEAGLSKLFGFLNTPALLDVKTLFLSIMLEAIPFVMLGVFFSAFIQTFISEEQVRRWTPKNPLLAIPFAGLLGILFPICECAVIPVVRRLMQKGMPAHVGIVFLLAGPIVNPVVFTSTMVAFQRQPDLAYYRLGLAFVIAMIVGVLMLVLVKKNPLRLGMEREMRHEREHLEASRGKLGATLNHAVDEFFDMGKYLLFGAMISSVLQVLISRETLLSIGQTPLTSHLVMMGMAYVFSLCSEADAFIAASFSNTFHASALLAFLVYGPMLDMKSTMMLFGSFRFTFVMKILVIVTALVLTVTMLVPV; encoded by the coding sequence TTGTTTGCAAAAATGCGAGGGCTGGCAGTAGAAATCCTCGGTGCCCTCTTATTGGGTGCAGCAATATGGCTGTTACTGGGGCGGAACAATCAAGGCGAAGCAGGTTTGAGCAAGCTGTTTGGCTTCCTGAATACCCCGGCCCTGCTGGATGTAAAGACATTGTTCCTCAGTATTATGCTGGAAGCCATTCCATTTGTCATGCTGGGTGTATTTTTTTCCGCGTTTATCCAGACGTTTATTTCCGAAGAGCAGGTGCGGCGGTGGACGCCGAAGAACCCGCTGTTAGCGATTCCTTTTGCCGGACTGTTGGGAATACTCTTTCCCATCTGTGAATGTGCGGTCATCCCGGTCGTGCGCCGGTTGATGCAAAAGGGGATGCCAGCGCATGTCGGGATCGTCTTTCTCCTGGCTGGGCCGATTGTCAACCCGGTCGTTTTCACATCTACCATGGTGGCCTTTCAAAGACAGCCTGATCTGGCTTACTATCGGTTAGGGCTTGCTTTTGTGATCGCGATGATTGTCGGAGTCCTGATGCTGGTGCTGGTGAAAAAGAACCCGTTGCGACTGGGGATGGAGCGCGAGATGCGTCATGAGCGAGAGCATTTGGAAGCTTCGCGGGGCAAGCTGGGCGCCACTTTGAACCACGCAGTGGATGAATTTTTTGATATGGGCAAATATCTGCTCTTTGGAGCTATGATCAGTTCGGTCCTGCAAGTGCTGATCAGTCGGGAAACGCTGCTCTCCATCGGACAGACACCGCTGACGTCGCATCTGGTCATGATGGGCATGGCCTATGTTTTCTCGCTATGTTCGGAAGCGGATGCGTTTATTGCTGCTTCGTTTTCCAATACGTTCCACGCAAGTGCACTGCTGGCATTTCTCGTGTATGGTCCGATGCTTGACATGAAGAGTACGATGATGCTGTTCGGCTCATTTCGTTTCACGTTTGTCATGAAAATCCTGGTGATCGTCACCGCATTGGTGCTGACAGTTACCATGCTGGTGCCGGTTTAG
- a CDS encoding ArsR/SmtB family transcription factor has protein sequence MPSDDTLWTNQESLSALHMVDETKVKRLKPRMKETVGVAPIFKALADDTRAKIIYALALEEELCVCDVAHAIDSTMATTSHHLRLLRSMGLARHRKEGKLVYYSLDDDHIRHLILTGVEHAAEQNRKKP, from the coding sequence ATGCCATCTGACGATACACTTTGGACAAACCAAGAGAGCCTGTCGGCGCTGCACATGGTCGATGAAACGAAAGTAAAGCGACTGAAACCGCGCATGAAGGAAACTGTTGGTGTCGCCCCTATTTTTAAGGCACTTGCTGATGATACGCGGGCAAAAATCATTTACGCGCTCGCACTCGAAGAGGAATTATGCGTCTGTGACGTGGCCCATGCGATTGACAGTACCATGGCCACTACTTCACACCATCTGCGCCTGCTGCGGAGCATGGGACTTGCCCGCCATCGAAAAGAAGGGAAGCTCGTGTACTACTCCCTCGATGATGACCATATTCGTCATCTGATTCTCACAGGTGTCGAGCATGCAGCTGAACAAAATCGAAAAAAACCGTGA